A single region of the Geobacillus subterraneus genome encodes:
- a CDS encoding ABC transporter substrate-binding protein — protein MRRNKWFTWLAMLLAAVLVFAGCGKSKESAGSGSDKPSAQDTLVYGRGGDSVSLDPATVTDGESLKVTKNIFDTLLDYNDNDTSVKPALATEWTISEDGLTYTFKLRQGVKFHDGTDFNAEAVVFNFERWANGNADTFPYYGSMFGGYKNDESHVIKEVKALDDYTVQFVLKRPQAPFLKNIAMPPFAIASPTAVEKYGDKFGEHPVGTGPFVFKEWKRNERIVLEKNKDYWEEGYPKLNQVIFVSIPDNSARLNALLKGEIDIMEDLNPTDLKQVEGNKEFQIFKRPSMNVAYVGLTATRGPLKNKLVRQALNYAVDKQAIIDAFYAGQAEPAKNPMPPSIPGYNDAIQDYPFDLEKAKQLLAEAGYPNGFEIELWAMPVPRPYMPDGQKIAEAIQANFAKIGVKAKIVSYEWATYLDKLAKGEADAFLLGWTGDNGDADNFLYALLDKDSIGSNNYTYFSNDELHNILVEAQTISDENKRNELYKQAQEIIKEEAPWIPLVHSTPLLAGKANIQGFHPHPTGSDKFTKVEFK, from the coding sequence ATGAGAAGAAACAAATGGTTTACTTGGCTGGCCATGTTGCTTGCCGCCGTTCTTGTCTTTGCCGGCTGCGGCAAGTCGAAGGAAAGCGCGGGAAGCGGCAGCGACAAACCGTCGGCCCAAGACACCCTTGTCTATGGCCGTGGCGGCGATTCGGTATCGCTTGACCCAGCGACAGTGACGGATGGCGAATCGCTAAAAGTCACGAAAAACATTTTTGACACACTGCTTGACTACAACGACAACGACACATCCGTTAAGCCGGCGTTGGCGACGGAGTGGACGATTTCCGAGGATGGGCTGACGTACACCTTCAAGCTCCGGCAAGGTGTAAAGTTTCATGATGGCACTGATTTTAATGCCGAAGCAGTTGTATTCAACTTTGAGCGTTGGGCAAACGGCAACGCTGATACGTTCCCGTATTACGGGTCAATGTTTGGCGGCTATAAAAATGATGAGAGTCACGTCATTAAAGAGGTGAAAGCGCTTGATGACTATACGGTACAGTTTGTATTGAAGCGTCCGCAAGCGCCGTTCTTGAAAAATATCGCCATGCCACCGTTTGCCATTGCCAGTCCGACGGCGGTCGAAAAATATGGGGACAAGTTCGGCGAACATCCGGTTGGCACCGGTCCGTTTGTCTTTAAAGAGTGGAAGCGGAACGAACGGATCGTGCTTGAGAAAAATAAAGATTATTGGGAAGAAGGCTATCCGAAGCTGAATCAGGTGATTTTCGTTTCCATTCCGGACAACTCAGCGCGCCTCAACGCGCTCTTAAAAGGCGAAATCGATATTATGGAAGATTTGAATCCGACGGACTTAAAACAAGTGGAAGGAAACAAAGAGTTTCAAATTTTTAAGCGTCCGTCAATGAACGTCGCCTATGTCGGGCTGACGGCAACGAGAGGACCGTTGAAAAACAAGTTGGTGCGCCAGGCGCTAAACTACGCGGTGGACAAACAGGCCATTATTGATGCGTTTTATGCTGGACAGGCGGAACCGGCGAAAAACCCGATGCCGCCGAGCATTCCGGGGTATAACGATGCCATTCAGGACTATCCGTTTGATCTGGAAAAGGCTAAACAATTGCTCGCCGAGGCCGGCTACCCGAACGGCTTTGAAATCGAACTGTGGGCGATGCCGGTGCCGCGTCCATATATGCCAGATGGGCAGAAAATTGCCGAAGCCATTCAAGCTAATTTCGCCAAAATCGGTGTGAAAGCGAAAATTGTGTCATATGAATGGGCGACGTATTTAGATAAGCTCGCCAAAGGGGAGGCGGATGCTTTCCTGCTCGGCTGGACGGGCGACAACGGCGATGCGGATAACTTCCTATATGCGCTCCTTGACAAAGACAGCATTGGCAGCAACAACTACACGTATTTTTCGAATGATGAGCTCCATAACATTTTAGTCGAGGCGCAAACAATCAGTGATGAAAACAAACGGAATGAACTGTATAAACAGGCGCAGGAAATTATTAAAGAAGAGGCGCCGTGGATTCCGCTTGTTCACTCGACTCCGCTGTTGGCTGGCAAGGCAAATATCCAAGGGTTTCATCCGCATCCGACCGGCTCGGACAAATTTACCAAAGTGGAATTTAAATAA
- a CDS encoding ABC transporter ATP-binding protein, giving the protein MSEPLLEAKGLKKYFPITGGIFGKQIGTVKAVDDVTFTVYRGETLGIVGESGCGKSTTGRMLLRLIEPTDGSITFEGYEVTALSKAELRRLRRDMQMIFQDPFASLNPRHTVERILEEPLIVHGIGSKEERKQRVREMLEVVGLGSYHAKRYPHQFSGGQRQRIGIARALMTNPKLIIADEPVSALDVSIQAQVLNLLEDLQKQFSLTYIFIAHDLGVVRHISDRVGVMYLGRMVELADSESLYEAPKHPYTKALLSSVPIPDPDHKAERQLLSGDLPSPANPPQGCAFHTRCSACMNICRERRPELKEVANGHYVACHLYE; this is encoded by the coding sequence ATGAGCGAGCCGTTGCTCGAAGCGAAAGGGCTTAAAAAATATTTTCCGATTACCGGAGGCATTTTTGGCAAACAAATCGGGACGGTAAAAGCGGTCGATGATGTGACGTTCACTGTATATCGCGGCGAGACGCTTGGGATCGTTGGTGAGTCCGGTTGCGGCAAGTCGACGACAGGGCGAATGCTTTTGCGGCTTATCGAACCGACGGATGGATCGATCACCTTTGAAGGATACGAGGTGACAGCTTTATCGAAAGCAGAGCTGCGTCGGTTGCGGCGCGATATGCAAATGATTTTCCAAGACCCGTTTGCTTCCCTCAATCCTCGCCATACGGTGGAAAGAATTTTAGAGGAACCATTGATTGTTCATGGCATCGGGTCGAAAGAAGAGCGAAAGCAGCGGGTGCGGGAGATGCTTGAAGTCGTCGGGCTCGGTTCGTATCATGCAAAACGCTATCCGCACCAATTTAGCGGCGGTCAGCGCCAGCGCATCGGCATCGCGCGGGCGTTGATGACCAATCCGAAGTTGATCATTGCCGATGAACCGGTCTCAGCGCTCGATGTATCGATTCAAGCACAAGTGCTTAATTTGCTTGAGGATTTACAAAAACAGTTTTCTCTTACATATATTTTCATCGCTCATGATCTGGGAGTAGTTCGGCATATTAGCGACCGAGTTGGCGTCATGTATTTAGGTCGGATGGTCGAACTAGCGGACAGCGAATCGCTATATGAAGCGCCGAAACATCCATATACGAAGGCCTTGTTGTCTTCTGTGCCGATTCCCGATCCTGACCATAAAGCGGAGCGTCAGCTGCTCTCCGGCGATTTGCCGAGCCCGGCCAATCCGCCGCAAGGGTGCGCGTTCCATACACGCTGTTCGGCTTGTATGAACATTTGCCGCGAGCGACGTCCAGAACTAAAAGAAGTAGCGAATGGACATTACGTCGCCTGTCATTTATACGAATGA
- a CDS encoding ABC transporter ATP-binding protein, with translation MEGPLLEVRGLQTSFFTDEGEIPAVDGVDFSIYEGEVLGIVGESGCGKSVTSLSIMGLLPKGIGKVVGGEIWFKGENLVEASERRMKQIRGNEIAMIFQEPMTSLNPLFTIGNQLVEAIRLHTKIGKKEARARAVEMLKLVGLPRAEQTLDEYPHQLSGGMRQRVMIAIAMACQPALLIADEPTTALDVTIQAQILALMKELNRTFGTAIMMITHDLGVVAEICDRVIVMYAGQIVEEGSVQAIFRRPQHPYTVGLIRSIPDIRGKKERLYSIPGQVPKPGTIRCGCRFAERCEYAFDRCRQEEPQLYEVGEQGHRTRCFLVLEKGGGVDERAVARSERA, from the coding sequence ATGGAAGGGCCTTTGTTGGAAGTTCGGGGGCTTCAGACATCTTTTTTTACGGATGAGGGGGAGATTCCCGCGGTCGATGGCGTTGACTTTTCTATCTATGAAGGAGAAGTGCTCGGCATCGTCGGGGAGTCCGGATGTGGAAAAAGCGTCACATCGCTGTCAATCATGGGATTATTGCCAAAGGGAATCGGCAAGGTAGTCGGCGGCGAGATTTGGTTTAAAGGCGAGAATTTAGTCGAAGCCTCAGAGCGACGGATGAAGCAAATCCGCGGGAATGAGATCGCCATGATTTTTCAAGAGCCCATGACCTCGTTAAATCCTTTATTCACCATCGGGAATCAGTTAGTAGAAGCGATTCGTCTCCATACGAAAATAGGGAAAAAAGAAGCGAGAGCACGGGCGGTGGAAATGCTCAAGCTTGTCGGATTGCCGCGCGCTGAACAAACGCTGGATGAATATCCGCATCAGTTATCGGGAGGTATGCGTCAGCGCGTTATGATCGCGATCGCAATGGCGTGCCAGCCGGCGCTTTTGATCGCCGATGAGCCGACGACGGCGCTCGACGTGACGATCCAAGCGCAAATTTTAGCATTGATGAAAGAATTAAACCGGACGTTCGGCACAGCGATTATGATGATCACCCACGATTTGGGCGTTGTCGCGGAAATATGTGACCGCGTGATCGTCATGTATGCCGGCCAAATTGTCGAAGAGGGAAGCGTTCAGGCGATTTTTCGGCGTCCTCAGCACCCGTATACCGTCGGTTTAATCCGCTCGATTCCCGATATCCGCGGCAAAAAGGAGCGTCTGTACTCCATTCCAGGTCAAGTGCCGAAGCCGGGAACCATCCGCTGTGGCTGCCGATTTGCCGAGCGGTGTGAATATGCGTTTGATCGTTGCCGTCAAGAGGAACCACAACTGTATGAAGTTGGTGAACAAGGTCATCGCACTCGTTGCTTTTTGGTGTTAGAGAAGGGAGGGGGAGTCGATGAGCGAGCCGTTGCTCGAAGCGAAAGGGCTTAA
- a CDS encoding DUF402 domain-containing protein, which produces MPAYPREGKIIQIHSYKHNGTIHRIWQETVVLKGTPAYVIGGNDKTLVMEADGRTWVTREPAICFFHAKHWFNIIAMIREDGVYYYCNLSSPFVWDDEALKYIDYDLDIKVFPDMTYILLDEDEYERHRREMSYPDVIDRILKNNVQKLVGWIQERKGPFAPEFIDKWYGTFQAYQK; this is translated from the coding sequence ATGCCAGCATACCCGCGGGAAGGGAAAATCATTCAAATCCATAGCTACAAACATAATGGGACGATCCACCGCATTTGGCAGGAGACGGTCGTATTAAAAGGAACACCGGCGTATGTAATCGGCGGCAACGACAAAACGCTTGTCATGGAAGCGGACGGCCGGACGTGGGTGACGCGCGAGCCGGCGATTTGTTTTTTTCACGCCAAGCATTGGTTTAACATCATTGCCATGATCCGCGAGGACGGGGTATATTATTATTGCAATTTAAGCTCGCCGTTTGTCTGGGATGATGAGGCGCTGAAATATATCGATTACGATTTGGATATTAAAGTGTTCCCTGATATGACGTACATACTTCTTGATGAAGACGAATACGAGCGGCATCGCCGTGAGATGAGTTACCCGGATGTGATCGACCGCATTTTAAAAAACAACGTCCAAAAGCTCGTCGGCTGGATTCAAGAGCGGAAAGGGCCGTTCGCGCCCGAGTTTATTGACAAATGGTACGGAACGTTTCAGGCGTACCAAAAATAG
- a CDS encoding YgaB family protein yields MEQAWVDDWEEALFLLNEMERCQEIARELEELEREAPTPALREEVRQMKQQVEAIRRVFERQVSSSA; encoded by the coding sequence ATGGAACAGGCTTGGGTGGATGATTGGGAAGAAGCGTTGTTTTTATTGAATGAAATGGAGCGCTGTCAGGAGATTGCCCGTGAGTTGGAGGAACTCGAACGCGAAGCGCCGACCCCTGCTCTTCGCGAAGAAGTACGGCAAATGAAACAGCAAGTTGAAGCCATCCGCCGCGTGTTTGAGAGGCAGGTGTCCTCAAGCGCTTGA
- a CDS encoding gamma-type small acid-soluble spore protein: MAKQPNKTFAGTNIQEVRQQNAQSAQAAQAGQFGTEFAAETNVQHVKQQNAQAEARKAQNVNQ, encoded by the coding sequence ATGGCCAAACAACCGAACAAAACATTCGCTGGCACGAACATTCAAGAAGTAAGACAACAAAACGCGCAATCGGCTCAAGCAGCTCAAGCTGGCCAATTCGGCACGGAGTTTGCGGCTGAGACGAATGTGCAACATGTTAAACAACAAAACGCGCAAGCAGAGGCGCGCAAAGCGCAAAACGTTAATCAGTAA
- the fabL gene encoding enoyl-[acyl-carrier-protein] reductase FabL: MSGKVAVVTGSSRGIGKAIALRLAEEGYDIVVNYARSKTAAEETAREIEALGRKALIVKANVGDVEKIRAMFARIDEAFGRVDVLVNNAASGVLRPALELEETHWNWTMNINSKALLFCAQEAAKRMEKSGGGKIVSISSLGSIRYLENYTAVGVSKAALEALTRYLAVELAPKHIAVNAVSGGAVDTEALKHFPNRDELLADAAANTPAGRPVKPEDIVNAVMFLLSEAAEMIRGQTIIVDGGRSLLL; the protein is encoded by the coding sequence ATGAGTGGAAAAGTGGCGGTCGTCACGGGAAGCAGCCGCGGCATCGGCAAAGCGATCGCTTTGCGGCTAGCTGAGGAAGGATATGATATTGTCGTCAACTATGCCCGCAGCAAAACAGCTGCCGAAGAAACAGCGCGTGAAATTGAAGCGCTCGGAAGAAAAGCGCTTATTGTCAAAGCCAATGTCGGTGATGTCGAGAAAATTCGCGCCATGTTCGCCCGCATTGACGAAGCATTCGGGCGGGTTGATGTGCTCGTGAACAACGCTGCCTCCGGCGTATTGCGACCGGCGTTAGAGCTCGAGGAAACGCATTGGAACTGGACGATGAATATCAACAGCAAAGCGCTTTTATTTTGCGCCCAAGAGGCGGCGAAGCGGATGGAAAAATCCGGCGGCGGAAAAATCGTCAGCATCAGCTCGCTCGGGTCGATCCGCTATTTGGAAAACTACACGGCGGTCGGCGTTTCGAAGGCGGCGCTTGAGGCGCTTACCCGTTACTTGGCCGTCGAGCTGGCGCCAAAACATATCGCCGTCAACGCCGTTTCCGGCGGAGCGGTGGACACGGAAGCGCTGAAACATTTTCCGAACCGCGATGAGCTGCTCGCTGATGCGGCGGCAAACACTCCGGCCGGGCGCCCGGTGAAGCCGGAAGATATCGTCAACGCCGTCATGTTTTTGTTATCGGAGGCTGCTGAGATGATTCGCGGACAGACGATCATTGTTGACGGTGGAAGATCTTTACTTTTGTAA
- the mutY gene encoding A/G-specific adenine glycosylase codes for MTTWTERFPAREFQRDLLDWFARERRDLPWRKDRDPYKVWVSEVMLQQTRVETVIPYFEKFIEQFPTLEALAGADEDEVLKAWEGLGYYSRVRNLHAAVKEVKEHYGGKVPDRPDEFAKLKGVGPYTVGAVLSLAYGVPEPAVDGNVMRVLSRLFLVTDDIAKASTRKRFEQIVREIMAYEHPGAFNEALIELGALVCTPRRPSCLLCPVQAHCRAFAEGVPEELPVKTKKTAVKQVPLAVAVLADEEGRILIRKRGHTGLLANLWEFPGCEINGEGEKEKLEKGFLNEHGLKVKLGEPLASFDHVFSHLIWKLTVFSGQLLDGERLDEPYRLVSARELDAYAFPVSHQRIWREYQERAGEARRLR; via the coding sequence ATGACAACATGGACAGAGCGGTTTCCTGCCCGCGAGTTTCAGCGCGATTTGCTCGATTGGTTTGCCCGTGAGCGCCGCGACCTGCCGTGGCGAAAAGACCGCGATCCGTATAAAGTGTGGGTGTCGGAAGTCATGTTGCAGCAGACGCGCGTCGAGACGGTCATTCCGTATTTCGAAAAGTTTATTGAGCAATTTCCGACGCTAGAGGCGCTCGCTGGCGCCGATGAGGACGAAGTGCTGAAGGCGTGGGAAGGACTCGGTTATTATTCGCGTGTGCGCAACTTGCATGCGGCGGTAAAAGAAGTGAAGGAGCATTATGGGGGGAAAGTGCCGGATCGCCCGGATGAATTTGCCAAACTGAAAGGAGTCGGCCCGTATACGGTCGGTGCGGTGCTGAGCCTCGCCTACGGCGTGCCGGAGCCGGCGGTCGATGGCAACGTGATGCGCGTGTTGTCGCGTTTGTTTTTGGTGACGGATGACATTGCCAAGGCGTCGACGCGAAAGCGATTCGAACAGATCGTCCGCGAGATTATGGCGTATGAACATCCGGGGGCATTCAATGAAGCATTGATTGAGCTTGGCGCTCTTGTTTGTACACCGCGCCGCCCCTCGTGCCTTCTTTGTCCGGTGCAAGCCCATTGCCGGGCGTTCGCGGAAGGTGTGCCGGAGGAGTTGCCGGTGAAAACGAAAAAAACAGCGGTGAAACAAGTGCCGCTTGCGGTTGCTGTGCTCGCTGACGAAGAAGGACGCATTCTTATTCGCAAGCGCGGCCATACCGGTCTGCTTGCGAACTTATGGGAATTTCCGGGCTGTGAAATAAATGGCGAAGGCGAAAAAGAGAAATTGGAGAAGGGATTTTTGAACGAGCACGGTCTCAAGGTCAAGCTCGGAGAGCCGTTGGCTTCGTTTGATCACGTCTTTTCCCATTTGATTTGGAAGCTGACGGTGTTTAGTGGCCAGTTGCTTGACGGCGAGCGGCTGGATGAACCGTATCGGTTGGTGTCAGCGAGGGAGCTAGACGCATACGCCTTTCCTGTGTCGCACCAACGCATTTGGCGCGAATATCAAGAGCGCGCAGGCGAAGCGCGCCGCCTGCGTTAA
- a CDS encoding OFA family MFS transporter, whose amino-acid sequence MKNRWLIALSAVGIHISIGSVYAWSNFTNPLKQLFGWSDQEVALTFSIAILFLGLSAAFLGHFVEKHGPRKSGLLAAIFFGLGVTGSGLAVALGSKYLLYLFYGVLGGIGLGVGYIAPVSTLVKWFPDRRGLATGLAIMGFGFAAAIASPVMNSLIASVGVQNTFFILGITYFAIMVLSSLYLEKPPEGWLPEGFQEKLKAGKAKPSLDLAQLTANEAVKTRRFWYLWFMLFINVTCGIAVLAVAKPLAVESIGISQTAAAALVGAIGVFNGLGRIGWASASDYIGRPNTYTAFFVLQILIFFLLPNVSMKWLFIVMLTIVYTCYGGGFACIPAYIGDLFGTKQLGAIHGYILTAWAAAGLVGPMFAAYIKDTTGSYEGSLAFFGGLFVIAFIISMLVRIDIRRLRAQHEQIAYVSAAKES is encoded by the coding sequence ATGAAAAACCGATGGCTTATTGCTTTATCTGCTGTCGGCATCCATATTTCGATCGGATCTGTTTACGCCTGGAGCAATTTTACCAATCCATTAAAGCAATTGTTTGGATGGTCGGACCAGGAAGTGGCGCTCACCTTCAGCATTGCCATCTTATTTTTAGGATTATCGGCTGCGTTCCTCGGTCATTTTGTGGAGAAGCACGGGCCGCGGAAATCGGGGCTATTGGCTGCCATCTTTTTTGGCCTCGGGGTGACTGGTTCTGGATTGGCTGTTGCTCTCGGTTCTAAGTATCTTCTGTATCTGTTTTATGGCGTTTTAGGCGGGATCGGGCTTGGCGTCGGGTATATTGCGCCTGTGTCTACGCTTGTTAAATGGTTTCCGGACCGGCGCGGTTTGGCTACGGGGCTGGCGATTATGGGGTTCGGGTTTGCGGCGGCCATTGCGAGTCCCGTCATGAACAGCTTAATTGCATCCGTAGGTGTTCAGAATACATTTTTTATTTTAGGAATTACATACTTCGCTATTATGGTGCTATCCTCGCTTTATTTAGAAAAACCACCAGAAGGATGGCTGCCGGAAGGATTTCAGGAAAAACTGAAGGCCGGAAAAGCCAAACCTTCGCTTGATTTGGCGCAGTTGACGGCCAATGAGGCGGTGAAAACAAGACGTTTTTGGTATTTATGGTTCATGCTGTTTATTAACGTGACATGTGGTATTGCCGTTTTGGCAGTGGCGAAACCATTGGCAGTAGAAAGCATTGGCATCAGCCAAACAGCTGCAGCGGCGCTCGTTGGTGCCATCGGAGTGTTTAACGGGTTAGGACGCATCGGCTGGGCGTCGGCTTCTGATTATATTGGTCGTCCTAATACGTATACGGCGTTTTTCGTTTTGCAAATCTTGATTTTCTTCCTGTTGCCGAATGTGTCCATGAAATGGTTGTTTATTGTGATGCTGACGATTGTGTATACGTGTTATGGCGGCGGATTTGCCTGTATCCCCGCGTACATCGGCGATTTGTTTGGAACAAAGCAACTCGGTGCCATCCATGGTTATATTCTGACAGCTTGGGCTGCGGCCGGTCTTGTCGGACCGATGTTTGCTGCGTACATTAAAGACACGACCGGCTCTTATGAAGGGAGTTTGGCCTTTTTTGGCGGTTTGTTTGTCATCGCTTTCATTATCTCGATGCTCGTGCGCATCGATATTCGCCGATTGCGTGCCCAACATGAACAGATCGCCTATGTTTCGGCGGCAAAGGAAAGTTGA
- the fdhD gene encoding formate dehydrogenase accessory sulfurtransferase FdhD — protein sequence MNGFAAKRRYIAKYRNGQLAEEEDEIALEFPLTVVVNGEEFATIVCTPEHMDELVTGFLASEGVIRVKDDIQAMAIDEKRGFAYVELTASKLPSMEFYAKRFIGSCCGKSRQFYFYNDMKTAKTIVDGISAQADDCLRLMEALHEQSTDFAATGGLHNAALATPDGIVVIRSDIGRHNALDKLYGYCLRHQVAMKDKLIVFSGRVSSEVLLKAAKMGVSILLSKSAPTTLALDLAEELGITVVGFLRGQAFNVYTYESRIIIG from the coding sequence TTGAACGGGTTTGCGGCAAAAAGACGGTATATTGCCAAATACCGCAATGGGCAGCTGGCCGAGGAAGAAGATGAGATCGCGCTCGAATTTCCGCTGACGGTCGTAGTCAACGGCGAGGAGTTTGCGACAATCGTCTGCACGCCGGAGCATATGGACGAACTTGTCACCGGTTTTTTGGCGTCAGAAGGGGTGATTCGGGTAAAGGATGACATTCAAGCGATGGCGATCGATGAGAAGCGAGGGTTTGCTTACGTGGAGCTCACCGCAAGTAAGCTTCCATCAATGGAATTTTACGCCAAGCGGTTTATCGGCTCATGCTGTGGAAAAAGCCGCCAGTTTTATTTTTACAATGATATGAAAACCGCTAAAACGATCGTTGACGGCATCAGCGCCCAAGCGGATGACTGTCTGCGTTTAATGGAAGCGCTGCACGAACAGTCGACCGATTTCGCAGCGACCGGAGGCCTTCATAACGCCGCGCTCGCCACGCCGGACGGGATTGTTGTCATCCGTTCCGACATCGGGCGCCATAACGCGCTTGATAAGTTGTACGGCTACTGCCTGCGCCATCAAGTGGCGATGAAAGACAAGCTGATTGTATTCAGCGGCCGCGTCTCGTCGGAAGTGCTTTTGAAGGCGGCGAAAATGGGCGTCAGCATTCTGCTGTCGAAATCGGCGCCGACGACGCTGGCCCTAGATTTGGCGGAAGAACTCGGCATTACCGTTGTCGGCTTTTTGCGCGGGCAAGCGTTTAATGTGTATACGTATGAAAGTCGAATTATCATTGGATGA
- a CDS encoding DUF2294 domain-containing protein — MSKKEAAFNDIVRKVRKQLFGKGPERIKTYFVDNLAITILHGNLTPTEKFIARTPEGREMVHAARTKMIQDVYAQHVPDGMEELVGSKLLHLFSDIKIEEDMAVSVFVFEKPIEL, encoded by the coding sequence ATGTCGAAAAAGGAAGCCGCCTTTAATGATATTGTGCGCAAAGTGCGCAAACAGCTGTTTGGCAAAGGGCCGGAACGGATTAAAACATACTTTGTCGATAACTTGGCGATTACGATTTTGCACGGAAATTTAACGCCGACGGAGAAATTTATCGCCCGCACGCCGGAAGGACGGGAGATGGTGCATGCGGCAAGAACGAAAATGATCCAAGATGTGTATGCCCAGCATGTGCCGGATGGCATGGAAGAGCTCGTCGGTTCGAAACTGCTTCATTTGTTCAGCGATATTAAAATTGAAGAAGATATGGCCGTTTCTGTGTTTGTGTTTGAAAAGCCGATTGAATTGTGA